One window from the genome of Rhodopirellula halodulae encodes:
- a CDS encoding mu-protocadherin: MGGAVMLLMVATMGITFGWTPDGADGVKYIIQVPPDQLDQLSRVGEISSTVSPEVRGRVSEIVIRIGNGNVPRVTPASWKTTNASHPSGVSHVVSDENALHGLPLASDDLCPVPIPATGPTYLGQPTIIPGNVNSPSTTRLMKPQSGGMNLPGGFDMPSTAPSTAANSAAAGAAAPSNGFGIPPSLTQGATPAASTTANAMNDAAGSMQGTMNDALRSAAESFSDAARRNFGLDKQPTANSANNTAASSTVAPPPFTGNTNTGMNTDRAARAGGPSTAPSTGASSTTNSGQRPWASDDQDWYSLNNRPAGRPSTTPRSSTDATAASTSQDRTTAPTAGGNGFSTGNFNQFPSGLGNTNAYAASTGSASNSSSSTIQPNEYDPRLTPAEADRLPQNGYSFNAAGEPIDREGNRLNAYGQRIDAYGRPLSDTNYTATNGQTPGSNNGFANTPPTGASPNASRGNTATGNTASNHLGQGYSDPTFASHPGNSSAGNSSAANTNANANSGQPNSLYPNPNANGGTHPGYTATNQPNAQTPGVQPPSGYTNQPPQYAANPNSQHPAYANQAPGYPTVPNYNQPTVPYAPGAQPNAPMTGQPYTNVGYSPTVPPLIANANQPPTTGSSNVDRSISSPGDRNSTSTSGGGMDSGNQDSRSDREKVATQTLFNALLLVSFVANLYLMYWLNVLRLKYQEMVAAKRAAASSNPATAS, translated from the coding sequence ATGGGTGGCGCTGTGATGTTATTGATGGTCGCGACAATGGGCATCACCTTCGGATGGACTCCGGACGGTGCCGATGGAGTGAAATACATCATCCAGGTTCCGCCTGACCAGTTGGATCAGCTGAGCCGCGTCGGCGAAATCAGCAGCACGGTATCGCCTGAGGTGCGAGGACGTGTCAGCGAAATCGTCATCCGCATTGGAAACGGGAACGTTCCACGCGTGACGCCCGCTTCCTGGAAAACCACCAACGCGTCGCATCCCTCCGGTGTTTCCCACGTCGTTTCGGACGAGAACGCTCTGCACGGACTGCCACTGGCGTCGGATGATCTTTGCCCGGTTCCGATTCCCGCCACCGGCCCAACTTACCTCGGCCAACCCACGATCATTCCGGGAAACGTCAATTCGCCCAGCACCACGCGATTGATGAAACCGCAGTCCGGCGGCATGAATCTGCCCGGCGGTTTTGATATGCCATCCACCGCACCCTCCACAGCCGCCAATTCCGCGGCCGCCGGAGCAGCCGCCCCCAGCAATGGATTCGGAATCCCACCTTCGTTGACGCAAGGCGCCACGCCGGCTGCCTCGACCACGGCAAACGCGATGAACGACGCAGCCGGTTCCATGCAAGGCACCATGAACGACGCACTTCGCTCCGCTGCCGAAAGCTTCAGCGATGCCGCACGTCGCAACTTTGGATTGGACAAACAACCCACTGCCAACTCCGCCAACAACACCGCGGCTTCGTCCACCGTTGCTCCTCCACCCTTCACCGGTAACACCAACACCGGCATGAACACAGATCGCGCAGCGCGAGCCGGTGGCCCTTCGACCGCACCCAGCACGGGAGCTTCCAGCACAACAAACTCCGGTCAACGCCCATGGGCAAGCGACGATCAGGATTGGTACTCCCTGAACAACCGTCCCGCAGGCCGCCCGTCGACCACTCCGCGAAGCAGCACCGACGCCACCGCGGCCAGCACATCCCAAGACCGAACAACCGCGCCGACCGCCGGCGGCAATGGATTCAGCACCGGCAATTTCAATCAATTCCCAAGCGGATTGGGCAATACGAATGCCTACGCCGCTTCCACCGGATCGGCCAGCAACAGTTCCTCAAGCACCATTCAGCCCAACGAATACGACCCTCGACTCACGCCCGCGGAAGCGGATCGTCTGCCGCAGAACGGCTACTCCTTCAACGCCGCGGGCGAGCCAATCGATCGCGAAGGCAATCGCCTGAATGCATACGGTCAACGAATCGATGCCTACGGGCGTCCCCTCAGCGACACCAACTACACCGCCACCAACGGGCAGACGCCGGGTTCCAACAACGGCTTCGCCAACACCCCGCCAACCGGTGCGTCGCCGAACGCTTCTCGAGGAAATACCGCTACCGGCAACACGGCTTCCAACCACCTCGGACAAGGCTACTCGGACCCGACCTTCGCGAGCCATCCTGGCAACTCGTCCGCTGGCAACTCGTCCGCTGCCAACACGAACGCGAATGCGAATTCTGGACAACCGAATTCGCTGTACCCCAATCCGAATGCGAACGGTGGAACCCATCCAGGATACACAGCGACGAATCAGCCCAACGCTCAGACCCCCGGTGTGCAGCCGCCCAGCGGCTACACCAACCAGCCACCTCAGTACGCGGCAAACCCCAATAGCCAGCATCCAGCCTACGCCAACCAAGCACCGGGCTACCCCACCGTTCCAAACTACAACCAACCGACGGTGCCGTACGCTCCTGGTGCTCAGCCCAACGCACCCATGACGGGCCAGCCCTACACGAACGTCGGCTACTCGCCGACCGTTCCCCCGCTGATCGCCAATGCGAACCAGCCACCCACCACGGGAAGCTCGAACGTCGATCGCTCGATCTCCTCGCCAGGAGATCGCAACTCGACGAGCACATCCGGCGGTGGAATGGACAGTGGCAACCAAGATTCGCGTTCCGACCGAGAAAAAGTGGCCACGCAGACGCTGTTCAACGCATTGCTGCTGGTATCCTTCGTTGCCAATTTGTATTTGATGTATTGGCTGAACGTCCTGCGTCTGAAGTACCAAGAAATGGTGGCGGCCAAACGAGCCGCCGCCAGCTCCAATCCGGCCACCGCGTCCTGA
- a CDS encoding multiheme c-type cytochrome: protein MPIIPRRETITNGLMSLFAAIGIAGILSQPPSVTADDGSAWRGQPSMSDEELLQVGELLGVGNRLYGRQPAARIATAEPAHRPTSQPTPSAYRHPTGGVEPSIHHLFGNQVPMHSVSANDAGQLAADVDPLGDFGDDPLAGLGSEEPISPPAKSPDDAGKKDPHEDLWTEDCYPSAESCRACHPKHYDEWSVSSHAYASVSPMFQRFEQAMTELTEGTVGHFCMRCHSPVATQLNIPRTVSVLDQPPVAREGVTCISCHRINEHYGRSNGDRRIEPGNIHAPVGSGGNGAGLAKALANAEKNKLKTDASQKGTGQAIHNGSYFFEPLTKTDICISCHQVAVHPGIWLEVVHAQYRSGPAAKAGISCQDCHMGAVPGKAEGYEECHVAELSGKPYGEPRKHSNHTFWGPGYSIAHPGIFPHNPKAKAFTPRQWLTFDDRAGWGTEAFEKNVPDGMHFPKPWDNADDRRDARKVIDTNIAKMNEKRGYSAMTLEAGAHVSDPMFYTKPQIGMPLKLGYRVDNISTGHNLPTGSLGAQPQLWLNAVLINPNGQRVWETGYLDANADLCDMHSVEVAKGRIPRDKNLFNLQTKFLINNVRGTDREAALPLNFSLDQLAFLRPGALPISVLNHPPLIRMEAHSIPPLDHRIAKYTIPAEAFRVPGPYRLSVRMRSRTEPMYFMRQINSTPDMIRRMNERMIDICHGSHTFMVR from the coding sequence ATGCCCATCATTCCTCGTCGTGAAACGATCACCAATGGTTTGATGTCGCTGTTTGCCGCGATTGGCATAGCAGGCATCCTCTCGCAGCCCCCGTCCGTCACCGCGGACGACGGCTCGGCATGGCGTGGGCAACCATCGATGAGCGATGAAGAGTTGCTGCAGGTCGGCGAGTTATTGGGCGTTGGCAACCGACTCTACGGACGACAACCCGCGGCCCGAATCGCCACGGCAGAACCGGCCCATCGACCAACCTCTCAACCGACGCCTTCCGCCTACCGTCACCCCACGGGCGGTGTGGAACCATCGATTCATCATCTGTTCGGCAACCAAGTTCCCATGCATTCGGTGTCCGCCAACGACGCCGGGCAATTGGCGGCCGATGTCGACCCGCTGGGAGACTTCGGCGATGATCCACTTGCGGGGCTGGGCAGCGAGGAACCAATTTCGCCTCCCGCGAAATCACCTGACGATGCTGGTAAGAAGGACCCTCACGAAGACCTTTGGACGGAGGATTGCTATCCCTCAGCCGAATCCTGTCGAGCATGCCACCCCAAGCACTATGACGAATGGAGCGTGAGCAGCCACGCCTACGCATCGGTCTCCCCGATGTTCCAGCGATTCGAACAGGCCATGACGGAATTGACTGAAGGGACAGTTGGCCATTTTTGCATGCGATGTCATTCGCCCGTCGCAACCCAACTGAACATTCCTCGCACGGTCAGCGTTCTGGATCAACCACCCGTTGCGCGTGAGGGCGTGACCTGCATCAGTTGCCACCGTATCAACGAGCACTACGGCCGCAGCAACGGCGACCGTCGCATCGAACCGGGCAACATTCACGCTCCCGTCGGCAGCGGTGGAAACGGCGCGGGCTTGGCGAAAGCTCTGGCAAACGCGGAAAAGAACAAACTCAAAACGGATGCGTCGCAGAAGGGCACCGGCCAAGCCATTCACAATGGTTCTTACTTCTTCGAACCGCTGACGAAGACGGACATTTGCATCTCGTGCCATCAAGTCGCCGTGCACCCCGGCATTTGGCTGGAGGTGGTTCACGCACAATACCGAAGTGGTCCGGCGGCGAAGGCGGGCATTTCCTGCCAAGATTGCCACATGGGCGCGGTGCCTGGAAAAGCCGAAGGCTACGAGGAATGCCATGTGGCTGAGCTGTCGGGCAAGCCCTACGGAGAACCTCGCAAACATTCCAACCATACGTTCTGGGGTCCGGGATATTCCATCGCACATCCCGGAATTTTCCCACACAACCCCAAGGCCAAAGCATTCACGCCTCGCCAGTGGCTGACGTTTGATGATCGCGCGGGTTGGGGAACGGAAGCGTTTGAAAAGAATGTTCCCGACGGCATGCACTTCCCCAAACCTTGGGACAACGCCGACGATCGTCGTGACGCGAGAAAAGTGATCGATACAAACATCGCGAAGATGAACGAAAAGCGTGGCTATTCCGCGATGACGCTGGAAGCAGGAGCACACGTTAGCGACCCGATGTTCTACACCAAGCCCCAAATTGGCATGCCGCTGAAACTCGGCTACCGAGTCGACAACATCAGCACTGGCCACAACTTGCCAACCGGTTCCCTGGGTGCCCAGCCGCAGCTATGGCTCAATGCCGTGTTGATCAATCCCAACGGACAACGGGTTTGGGAAACGGGCTACTTGGACGCCAACGCCGACCTGTGTGATATGCACAGCGTCGAAGTTGCCAAAGGCCGGATTCCGCGTGACAAGAACCTGTTCAACCTGCAAACCAAGTTTTTGATCAACAACGTTCGTGGCACCGACCGTGAAGCGGCCCTGCCCCTGAACTTCAGTCTGGATCAACTCGCCTTTCTGCGTCCGGGGGCTCTGCCCATCAGCGTGCTGAACCATCCGCCGCTGATTCGCATGGAAGCGCACAGCATCCCGCCACTGGATCACCGCATCGCCAAGTACACGATTCCCGCGGAGGCATTTCGTGTTCCTGGACCTTATCGATTGAGCGTCCGGATGCGCAGCCGCACCGAACCGATGTACTTCATGCGTCAGATCAATAGCACACCCGATATGATTCGACGAATGAACGAGCGGATGATTGACATCTGCCATGGCTCGCACACGTTCATGGTGCGTTGA
- the ileS gene encoding isoleucine--tRNA ligase, producing MLAFWDQHSIYEQSLARRADAPTFVFYEGPPTANGMPHPGHCLTRAIKDVFPRYKTMRGYRCERKAGWDTHGLPVEVEVGKELGIHSKEEIEAYGVEPFIQKCQSSVWRYMQEWQTLTRRLGFWVNLEEAYVTYHQSYVESVWWSLKNLFNRGLLYQGHKIVWWWAQGGTALSSGEVGQGYREVADPSVYVLFPLVDHPERSLVVWTTTPWTLPSNMYAAVKSDLEYAVVKDSETGQELVLAAALVETLAGKLKRDLTVIDTVSGESLVGKRYQPPFEDYHTRLNDPTGELVAGGEESLYWRVVAADFVTTESGSGLVHLAPAFGEVDYEVLITERTRFKDGQRPGLLCAVGPDGKFTDEFPSMKGVWVKEADKTLTRTLREAGRLLHLEQYLHDYPFCWRAEDDPLIQYPRESWFIRTTKFRDLMLKNNSKIGWLPEHIRDGRFGNFLESNVDWALSRERYWGTPLPIWVCESTGRMEAIESYDELLAKTGVQGTEVWEQAKAANPELPDDLRVHKPYIDAITYDSPFESDARMQRVPEVIDCWYDSGAMPFAQWGWPHQNADQFAEQFPADFISEAIDQTRGWFYSQLAISTMLFGEGASIQEAGTPGADNVNAPKSDSDYPHPFRNCIVLGLMLSQWYESAGKEGQPKTVLLSEAEVEQADGKFTKKTGKMSKSLRNYRSPSEIFDKYGADAMRWYFFANQAPWNSIIYADQAIRDSIPEFLLRLWNTFSFFSIYAEIDGFDPTVATEADDQLTSASLASAPTYRPISERSEIDRWIHSELNRTLATVVDRMDAFDNYNACQAITNLLDGLSNWYVRRSRDRFWASDSDSADKHDAYWTLYEVMVELTKVIAPFVPFLADTLWRELTAPFGDKVLPSVHLCDFPQPDASRVDQKLSDSMRLLREIASMGRSARADAKLKVRLPLSKVEVILTDDSAIGWLQSHDALVREELNVKSVEYTTDGGDYVQYTIVPNFKRLGPKVGKNIPVVKKMLGEADGNLLLTQLQSTGYVELELPSGPLKLDSDDIEVRLQARDGWAAAQGAGCVVVLNTEVTDELRREGLAKDLIRAIQSQRKEIDCQYTDRIRVAVETSDADLQSAIEAHREMICNETLAEELKSGTIPGSSTTTIEGGELSVAKVENA from the coding sequence GTGCTGGCTTTTTGGGACCAGCACTCGATCTATGAGCAGTCGCTCGCCCGCCGCGCCGATGCTCCCACCTTCGTTTTCTACGAAGGCCCACCGACGGCGAACGGCATGCCTCACCCGGGGCACTGTTTGACCCGAGCAATCAAGGATGTTTTCCCTCGCTACAAAACCATGCGGGGTTATCGATGCGAACGCAAAGCGGGCTGGGACACGCACGGATTACCCGTCGAGGTCGAAGTCGGCAAAGAACTGGGCATCCATAGCAAAGAAGAAATCGAAGCCTACGGTGTCGAGCCGTTCATCCAAAAATGCCAATCCAGCGTTTGGCGTTACATGCAGGAATGGCAAACGCTCACCCGACGTTTGGGGTTCTGGGTCAACCTGGAAGAAGCCTACGTCACCTATCACCAATCGTATGTTGAAAGCGTTTGGTGGTCGCTGAAGAACTTGTTCAATCGTGGCTTGCTGTACCAAGGGCACAAGATCGTTTGGTGGTGGGCACAAGGCGGCACCGCGCTGTCGTCGGGCGAAGTTGGACAGGGCTACCGAGAGGTCGCCGACCCCAGCGTCTATGTGCTGTTCCCCTTGGTGGATCACCCCGAACGATCGTTGGTCGTTTGGACCACGACACCATGGACATTGCCCAGCAACATGTATGCGGCGGTGAAGTCCGATTTGGAATACGCCGTTGTCAAGGACTCAGAAACGGGACAGGAGCTGGTTTTAGCCGCCGCCTTGGTGGAAACCTTGGCCGGAAAACTAAAACGCGACCTGACCGTGATCGATACCGTGTCCGGTGAATCGCTCGTCGGGAAACGGTATCAACCACCGTTTGAGGACTACCACACACGACTGAACGATCCGACCGGCGAACTGGTTGCCGGTGGTGAGGAATCGTTGTACTGGCGAGTTGTCGCGGCGGACTTTGTCACGACGGAATCAGGAAGTGGCTTGGTCCACTTGGCACCGGCCTTTGGTGAAGTCGACTACGAGGTGTTGATCACCGAGCGGACGCGATTCAAAGACGGCCAGCGTCCCGGTTTGCTGTGCGCGGTGGGACCCGATGGAAAGTTCACGGACGAATTCCCCTCGATGAAAGGCGTCTGGGTCAAGGAAGCGGACAAGACACTCACGCGAACGCTTCGTGAAGCGGGCCGCTTGCTGCACCTCGAACAGTACCTGCACGACTATCCGTTTTGCTGGCGTGCGGAAGACGACCCGTTGATCCAGTACCCTCGCGAAAGTTGGTTCATTCGCACGACCAAGTTCCGCGACTTGATGTTGAAGAACAATTCCAAGATCGGCTGGTTGCCCGAGCACATTCGCGATGGTCGGTTCGGCAACTTTTTGGAAAGCAACGTCGACTGGGCGTTGTCGCGAGAACGCTATTGGGGAACGCCCCTGCCGATTTGGGTCTGCGAGTCGACGGGCCGAATGGAAGCCATCGAAAGCTACGATGAATTGCTGGCCAAGACGGGAGTGCAGGGCACCGAAGTTTGGGAACAAGCCAAAGCCGCGAACCCTGAACTGCCCGACGACCTGCGAGTTCACAAACCCTACATCGACGCCATCACTTACGATTCGCCGTTTGAATCGGACGCGCGGATGCAACGTGTCCCCGAGGTCATCGATTGCTGGTACGACAGCGGAGCGATGCCGTTCGCTCAATGGGGATGGCCTCACCAAAACGCGGATCAATTCGCCGAACAATTCCCGGCGGACTTCATCAGCGAAGCGATCGATCAAACGCGAGGCTGGTTCTACAGCCAGTTGGCGATCAGCACGATGCTGTTCGGCGAAGGGGCGTCCATCCAAGAAGCCGGCACGCCCGGGGCGGACAACGTCAACGCTCCCAAGAGCGATTCGGACTACCCGCATCCATTCCGAAACTGCATCGTGCTGGGACTGATGCTATCGCAGTGGTACGAGTCGGCTGGAAAAGAGGGACAACCCAAAACGGTCCTGCTTTCAGAGGCGGAGGTCGAACAAGCCGACGGCAAATTCACCAAGAAGACCGGCAAGATGTCCAAGAGTCTGCGGAACTATCGCAGCCCGTCGGAGATCTTTGACAAGTATGGTGCCGACGCGATGCGTTGGTACTTCTTCGCCAACCAAGCCCCATGGAATTCGATCATCTACGCGGATCAAGCCATTCGCGATTCGATCCCTGAGTTCCTGCTGCGTCTTTGGAATACGTTCAGCTTCTTCTCCATCTACGCGGAGATCGACGGCTTTGATCCGACGGTCGCAACCGAAGCGGATGACCAGCTGACATCGGCTTCGCTCGCATCGGCTCCGACTTACCGGCCCATCAGCGAACGTAGTGAGATCGATCGGTGGATCCATTCCGAGTTGAATCGAACGTTGGCAACCGTCGTCGATCGGATGGATGCGTTTGACAATTACAACGCCTGCCAAGCAATCACGAATCTGCTGGATGGTTTGAGCAATTGGTATGTTCGTCGTTCTCGAGATCGTTTCTGGGCATCGGATTCGGACTCGGCCGACAAGCACGACGCTTATTGGACGCTGTACGAAGTCATGGTGGAGCTGACCAAGGTCATCGCACCGTTTGTGCCGTTCTTGGCCGATACACTGTGGCGTGAGCTGACCGCGCCGTTTGGTGACAAAGTCCTGCCCAGCGTTCACTTGTGCGACTTTCCTCAACCCGATGCTTCACGCGTCGATCAGAAACTTTCCGACTCAATGCGTCTGCTGCGAGAAATCGCTTCGATGGGCCGATCCGCTCGGGCCGATGCCAAGCTGAAAGTTCGTTTGCCACTTTCCAAGGTCGAGGTCATCCTGACCGACGATTCCGCAATCGGATGGCTGCAAAGTCACGACGCTTTGGTTCGCGAAGAATTGAATGTGAAATCGGTGGAGTACACCACGGATGGCGGCGATTACGTGCAGTACACCATCGTTCCCAACTTCAAACGACTTGGCCCAAAAGTCGGTAAGAACATTCCGGTTGTCAAAAAGATGCTCGGGGAAGCCGATGGAAATCTGCTGCTCACCCAGTTGCAATCGACCGGCTATGTCGAACTGGAACTTCCATCGGGACCGTTGAAACTCGACAGCGATGACATTGAGGTGCGTTTGCAAGCTCGCGATGGATGGGCGGCTGCACAGGGTGCCGGTTGCGTGGTCGTGCTAAACACCGAGGTCACCGACGAACTCCGTCGCGAAGGTTTGGCTAAGGATTTGATCCGTGCGATCCAAAGTCAACGCAAAGAGATCGATTGCCAATACACCGATCGCATTCGCGTTGCCGTGGAAACATCCGATGCTGACTTGCAATCCGCGATCGAGGCTCACCGCGAAATGATCTGCAACGAAACGTTGGCCGAGGAGTTGAAGTCGGGAACCATCCCCGGTTCATCCACGACCACGATCGAAGGTGGCGAGCTGTCTGTTGCGAAGGTGGAAAACGCGTGA
- the purN gene encoding phosphoribosylglycinamide formyltransferase: MKAAVFLSGGGRTLANLIRHRDEHKLPIDFRLVIASREGLGGIKIAQDAGIPTQVVRKSDHSTDESYRDAMFGPCRDAGATHVIMAGFLKHVLIPSDFEHRVINIHPSLLPAFGGKGMYGHNVHAAAIQRGVKISGCTIHYVDNVYDNGPIIHQRTCPVLPTDSPDDLAARVFEIECEALPEAIRMMSAAGGE, translated from the coding sequence ATGAAAGCGGCCGTGTTCCTCAGCGGGGGCGGCCGCACGCTCGCTAACCTGATTCGGCATCGTGATGAACACAAACTGCCCATCGATTTCCGTTTGGTGATCGCCAGTCGCGAAGGATTGGGCGGCATCAAGATCGCCCAAGACGCAGGGATTCCAACTCAGGTGGTTCGCAAGTCGGATCACTCAACGGATGAATCTTATCGTGACGCAATGTTTGGGCCTTGCCGCGATGCGGGCGCGACGCATGTGATCATGGCAGGCTTTCTGAAACATGTGTTGATCCCCAGCGATTTTGAACATCGTGTGATCAACATCCATCCGTCGCTGTTGCCGGCCTTTGGTGGAAAAGGAATGTACGGGCACAATGTCCACGCAGCCGCCATCCAGCGTGGTGTCAAAATCAGCGGCTGCACGATTCATTACGTGGACAACGTCTACGACAATGGTCCCATCATTCATCAACGGACGTGCCCGGTTTTGCCCACTGATTCGCCAGATGACCTAGCCGCTCGCGTGTTCGAAATTGAATGCGAAGCGCTGCCCGAGGCGATTCGAATGATGAGTGCTGCCGGCGGCGAATGA
- the ectB gene encoding diaminobutyrate--2-oxoglutarate transaminase, with protein sequence MSQSFQTSVPTATFDRLESKVRGYSRLFPNVFTSAVGSVMRTNDGRELIDFFCGAGSLNYGHNPPEVKRALIDYVSSDGILHSLDMMTQAKERFLRTFDEVILQPRSMDYKLQFTGPTGTNAVEAALKLAKKRTQRSHIVAFTNGYHGHSLGSLSVTGNQSYHSEYFGSHNNVSFLPFDGYLGDFDTTILLEKMLSDRSSGLPLPAAVILETVQGEGGIHVASDPWLQRVQSLCREHDVLLIVDDIQVGNGRTGEFFSFERVGLQPDMVCLSKSIGGGLPLSVLLMRPECDVWQPGQHTGTFRGNNLAFIAATEVLQNWQNDDFVRGIQQRSDVLREFLSSLLWQSPQPNWDVRGRGMIWGLDVGDGKLARRIIDVAFKNGLLLEASGSQDEVLKFMPALNIPMPLLEEGLQRFGQSLRQAMASGTSPKTASASKKAANPVDCNGEVIS encoded by the coding sequence TTGAGCCAGTCTTTCCAAACATCGGTTCCCACCGCAACCTTTGACCGTTTGGAATCAAAAGTCCGTGGGTACAGCCGACTCTTCCCGAACGTGTTCACTTCCGCCGTGGGTTCCGTCATGCGAACCAACGATGGACGAGAACTGATCGACTTCTTCTGCGGCGCGGGATCATTGAACTATGGGCACAATCCCCCCGAGGTGAAGCGAGCCCTCATTGACTATGTGTCTAGCGACGGCATTCTTCACTCGCTCGACATGATGACGCAGGCCAAAGAACGGTTCCTCCGGACGTTCGACGAGGTGATCCTGCAACCACGATCAATGGACTACAAGCTTCAGTTCACAGGTCCAACCGGCACCAATGCGGTTGAGGCGGCACTGAAATTGGCCAAGAAGCGGACGCAGCGTTCTCACATCGTCGCCTTCACGAACGGATACCACGGGCACTCGCTGGGTTCACTGTCCGTGACTGGCAATCAAAGCTACCACAGCGAATACTTCGGTTCGCACAACAACGTCAGCTTCCTGCCATTCGATGGATACCTTGGTGATTTTGACACCACCATTTTGCTCGAAAAAATGTTGTCCGATCGCAGCAGTGGTTTGCCACTTCCCGCGGCGGTGATTCTGGAAACCGTCCAAGGTGAAGGCGGCATCCACGTTGCCAGTGACCCTTGGTTGCAACGGGTTCAATCGCTGTGTCGCGAACACGATGTGTTGCTGATCGTCGACGACATCCAAGTTGGCAATGGAAGAACCGGGGAGTTCTTCAGCTTCGAAAGAGTGGGACTGCAACCTGACATGGTTTGCCTCTCCAAATCCATCGGCGGAGGATTGCCACTCTCCGTTTTGCTCATGCGTCCTGAATGCGATGTTTGGCAGCCTGGACAACATACCGGCACCTTCCGTGGCAACAACTTGGCTTTCATCGCGGCAACGGAAGTCCTTCAGAACTGGCAAAACGATGACTTCGTCCGTGGCATCCAGCAACGCAGCGATGTGCTGCGGGAATTTCTCTCGTCGCTGCTTTGGCAGTCGCCTCAGCCGAACTGGGATGTGCGCGGTCGAGGAATGATCTGGGGCCTGGATGTGGGCGACGGCAAGCTGGCTCGACGCATCATCGATGTCGCATTCAAGAATGGCTTGCTGTTGGAAGCTTCGGGATCACAGGATGAGGTCTTGAAGTTCATGCCGGCGTTGAACATCCCTATGCCTTTGCTGGAGGAAGGACTTCAACGATTCGGTCAAAGCCTTCGTCAAGCGATGGCAAGTGGCACCTCGCCCAAAACAGCGTCTGCCTCGAAGAAGGCTGCAAACCCCGTTGATTGCAATGGTGAGGTCATCTCGTGA
- a CDS encoding (2Fe-2S)-binding protein → MKPEEDLCLCFHVSRRKVEQFIRVQKPRRASELSQCYGAGTGCGWCRPFLQRLFEAAQPDAIDLPDSEQYEADRKGFRDQKSGDD, encoded by the coding sequence ATGAAGCCCGAAGAAGACCTTTGCCTGTGCTTTCATGTGTCGCGGCGCAAGGTCGAGCAGTTCATTCGCGTTCAGAAACCCCGCCGAGCAAGTGAGCTCTCGCAGTGCTACGGTGCGGGGACCGGCTGCGGTTGGTGCCGTCCCTTCTTGCAACGGCTGTTCGAAGCCGCACAACCAGATGCGATTGACCTGCCCGATTCGGAGCAGTACGAAGCAGACCGCAAGGGGTTTCGAGACCAGAAGTCCGGCGACGATTGA